One genomic segment of Choristoneura fumiferana chromosome Z, NRCan_CFum_1, whole genome shotgun sequence includes these proteins:
- the LOC141426608 gene encoding carbohydrate sulfotransferase 4-like, giving the protein MLRRVNFYSICFAFGLSVLLILAGSRYTDNTNNRPYPESRRNIRNFLRVEDGDDNFQPLPTNPYDGSPNIDKILEKTRSKINFDLSDYNYTHSGARRLQDLLMESGGKPLRSIIISTWRSGTTFLGDILNAIPGNFYHYEPLLKYEIIQIRGQPHADKAMSTIKGMLNCNFNGMEDYFEYGKTHWHQFSHNIRLWDHCKYKKDLCLDADFTSRFCKLFPFQSMKIVRLRLNLIRDILEDNELNVKVVLLIRDPRGVMQSRQHRDFCQPAPDCWQPELLCADMISDYVAAGRLLQKFPDRLMALRYEELALDPNSTTHQLFKFLGLSMQSSVSEFLHSHTNLEVAGVSSTFRISRDVPFRWRNVLDFDYVEEIQMACKEAMDLWGYRRAHNATHMTSKEFHPLEKYVITP; this is encoded by the exons ATGCTGCGGCGAGTTAACTTTTACTCGATATGTTTCGCATTCGGCCTAAGTGTTCTCTTAATTCTTGCTGGAAGTCGATATACAGATAACACAAATAACCGTCCTTATCCTGAGAGTCGCAGGAATATCAGGAACTTCTTGAGGGTCGAGGATGGCGACGACAACTTCCAGCCCCTCCCGACCAACCCCTATGACGGCTCGCCTAACATTGATAAGATACTCGAGAAGACTCGAAGCAAAATCAATTTCGATTTGTCGGATTACAACTACACACATTCTGGAGCTCGTCGTTTACAGGACTTGCTGATGGAGTCAGGGGGTAAGCCTTTGAGAAGCATCATAATATCGACTTGGAGGTCGGGTACTACGTTTTTGGGTGACATTCTGAATGCTATACCCGGAAATTTCTACCACTACGAGCCTCtactaaagtatgaaataatCCAGATCAGGGGCCAGCCGCATGCTGATAAAGCAATGAGCACTATCAAGGGTATGCTTAACTGTAACTTCAATGGTATGGAGGACTATTTCGAGTATGGAAAGACTCACTGGCACCAGTTCAGCCACAACATAAGACTATGGGACCACTGTAAATATAAGAAAGATCTTTGTTTAGATGCAGATTTCACTTCAAGGTTTTGTAAACTATTTCCTTTCCAAAGTATGAAGATTGTGCGCCTCAGGCTCAACCTTATTCGGGACATCCTTGAAGACAATGA GCTTAATGTAAAAGTGGTGCTGCTGATCCGTGACCCACGCGGGGTGATGCAGTCCAGGCAACACCGGGACTTCTGCCAGCCCGCACCTGACTGCTGGCAACCAGAGCTCCTGTGTGCTGACATGATAAGTGATTATGTGGCAGCAGGAAGGTTACTACAGAAGTTCCCTGACAGGCTAAT GGCCCTGCGATATGAAGAGTTAGCTCTAGATCCAAACAGCACTACTCATCAACTATTTAAGTTCCTTGGCCTCAGTATGCAGTCCTCGGTTTCCGAGTTTCTTCACTCTCACACCAACCTGGAAGTAGCAGGTGTAAGCTCAACCTTCAGAATTTCCCGAGATGTGCCCTTCAGATGGAGAAATGTTCTGGACTTTGACTATGTCGAAGAAATTCAG atggcGTGCAAGGAGGCCATGGATTTATGGGGTTACCGAAGGGCGCACAACGCGACGCATATGACTAGCAAAGAGTTCCACCCCCTAGAGAAGTACGTTATTACGCCGTGA
- the LOC141438492 gene encoding ATP synthase F(0) complex subunit g, mitochondrial-like isoform X1 yields the protein MATNTILKAFTGSFRNRFQMMLELSEVYKREAFRRRDKLTELIKEQAERASKSELAAKMRVAKGFYTLEMAPPVQSGEMKKLAEDLKLLKDFFKTGCHKFLTVKQAWLLILVAIEIGLWFFLGETIGKFHIVGYKVRV from the exons ATGGCAACTAATACAATCTTGAAAGCGTTTACCGGATCATTTA GGAACCGATTTCAGATGATGTTAGAGTTGTCTGAAGTCTATAAGCGTGAAGCTTTCAGAAGGCGCGATAAATTGACGGAGTTGATTAAAG AGCAAGCAGAGCGGGCATCCAAGTCAGAATTAGCTGCAAAGATGCGCGTCGCCAAGGGATTTTATACCTTGGAAATGGCACCACCTGTTCAGTCCGGTGAAATGAAG AAGTTGGCTGAAGACCTCAAATTGCTGAAGGACTTTTTCAAAACTGGTTGTCACAAGTTTCTAACCGTCAAACAAGCCTGGCTGCTAATCCTTGTGGCAATTGAAATTGGTCTCTGGTTCTTCTTAGGTGAAACCATTGGGAAATTCCATATCGTTGGATATAAAGTACGAGTTTAA
- the LOC141438492 gene encoding uncharacterized protein isoform X2 has protein sequence MATNTILKAFTGSFRNRFQMMLELSEVYKREAFRRRDKLTELIKEQAERASKSELAAKMRVAKGFYTLEMAPPVQSGEMKVFYLLLVVLVWAFNPELAWPVDFFTRKQQPSLPEP, from the exons ATGGCAACTAATACAATCTTGAAAGCGTTTACCGGATCATTTA GGAACCGATTTCAGATGATGTTAGAGTTGTCTGAAGTCTATAAGCGTGAAGCTTTCAGAAGGCGCGATAAATTGACGGAGTTGATTAAAG AGCAAGCAGAGCGGGCATCCAAGTCAGAATTAGCTGCAAAGATGCGCGTCGCCAAGGGATTTTATACCTTGGAAATGGCACCACCTGTTCAGTCCGGTGAAATGAAG GTGTTCTACTTACTACTTGTTGTCCTGGTCTGGGCGTTCAATCCGGAACTGGCCTGGCCCGTGGACTTCTTTACGCGTAAACAACAGCCCAGCCTCCCTGAACCCTAA